In the candidate division KSB1 bacterium genome, one interval contains:
- a CDS encoding glycosyltransferase family 2 protein, giving the protein MRNSVKISIVIPSYNEQESLEELCRTTVSVLEKLNSQFEIIFVDDGSTDDSLEIMRKIYQADRRIKIIQFRKNYGKSAALSAGFAASNGDIVVTMDADLQDDPTEIPNLIAKLNEGYELVSGWKKIRHDPLTKRITSKIYNILTSFFGGIRLHDFNCGLKAYRSEVVKSIRVYGDQHRYIPVLAHSEGFRVTELPVKHHTRKYGKTKFGLSRFTHGAFDLITVTYLTRYRKRPLHLFGFLGMISFVLGTIISGVLTYQRIFEDKFLSNRPLLFLGILLIIVGVQFFSIGLLGEMLSSASKDTDSYVVRERLGFND; this is encoded by the coding sequence ATGAGAAATTCTGTCAAAATTAGTATTGTAATTCCTTCCTACAACGAACAAGAATCATTGGAAGAGTTATGTCGAACTACTGTTTCCGTCTTAGAGAAATTAAACTCACAATTTGAAATTATATTTGTGGATGATGGTTCAACCGATGATTCACTTGAAATCATGCGGAAAATTTACCAAGCCGATCGCCGGATAAAAATAATCCAATTCAGGAAGAATTATGGTAAATCTGCTGCACTTTCTGCAGGGTTTGCCGCGTCGAATGGTGATATTGTCGTAACAATGGATGCAGATTTGCAGGATGATCCCACAGAAATTCCCAACCTGATTGCCAAATTAAATGAAGGCTACGAACTTGTGTCAGGCTGGAAAAAAATTAGACATGATCCACTAACAAAAAGAATCACATCCAAAATATATAATATTTTAACTTCCTTCTTTGGCGGCATCCGTTTACATGATTTTAATTGTGGGTTGAAAGCTTATCGTTCTGAAGTAGTAAAATCCATTCGGGTTTATGGAGATCAGCATCGTTATATCCCGGTTTTGGCACATAGTGAAGGATTCCGAGTAACCGAGCTTCCGGTAAAACATCATACCCGAAAATATGGCAAAACTAAATTTGGTTTGAGCCGTTTTACCCATGGCGCTTTCGATTTAATTACTGTCACATACCTCACTCGTTATAGAAAAAGGCCGCTTCATCTTTTTGGATTTTTAGGAATGATCAGTTTTGTATTAGGGACAATTATTTCAGGTGTGCTTACCTATCAAAGAATTTTTGAGGACAAATTCTTAAGTAACCGCCCTTTGTTGTTTTTAGGCATACTGCTCATCATCGTCGGTGTGCAATTCTTTTCTATTGGCCTTTTAGGTGAAATGTTAAGCTCCGCTAGCAAAGATACAGATAGTTATGTGGTGAGGGAGAGGTTGGGGTTTAATGATTAA
- a CDS encoding DUF4292 domain-containing protein — MFKLDFPYFRLVLFLLFISLSFSSCTGNNSQRADFFRKNPLALYNAALQQSLKLNSLEGFAHLTVESPEGGFDGSARIYFQQPDSLLIQIKTGPGISLGYMLIKNEQFWMYNIRKKLLFKSKGDQVPLEELIGIKVPLPNIYDAALGLPRYQNYQLSDNSDSSALKIQYVGSNIQYTFLRNGHIYNFLADPGKGSFIKYTLVRKGEVDSIHVVFKQFRKYSGINVPKHIQVSRPTHKERLSFFYSRITVNKKMRPNRFALKVPKNIEIINLTQNEQ, encoded by the coding sequence AAATTAGATTTTCCATACTTCAGACTAGTTTTATTTCTCCTATTCATTTCTCTAAGTTTTTCTTCGTGTACCGGCAATAATAGCCAAAGGGCGGATTTTTTTAGAAAGAATCCATTAGCTTTATATAATGCAGCGCTCCAGCAATCCCTAAAATTAAATTCTCTGGAAGGGTTTGCCCATCTTACTGTTGAATCTCCCGAGGGCGGCTTTGATGGAAGCGCCAGGATTTATTTTCAACAACCCGACTCCTTGTTAATCCAGATTAAGACCGGGCCTGGCATCTCTTTGGGATACATGCTGATCAAAAATGAACAATTCTGGATGTATAATATCCGGAAAAAATTGCTATTCAAAAGTAAGGGCGACCAGGTTCCTCTTGAAGAACTTATCGGAATTAAAGTTCCTTTGCCGAATATATATGATGCAGCTCTTGGACTGCCACGCTACCAGAACTATCAACTTTCGGATAACTCCGATAGTAGTGCACTTAAAATCCAATATGTCGGTAGCAATATCCAATATACTTTTCTTCGAAATGGCCATATTTATAATTTTCTTGCTGATCCGGGTAAAGGTTCTTTTATTAAGTACACTTTGGTTCGGAAAGGCGAAGTAGATAGTATCCATGTTGTATTTAAGCAATTCAGAAAATATAGTGGCATAAATGTTCCAAAACATATTCAGGTTAGCAGGCCTACGCACAAAGAGAGATTGTCATTTTTCTACTCAAGAATAACCGTAAATAAAAAAATGCGCCCAAATCGATTCGCGCTTAAAGTGCCTAAAAATATTGAAATTATTAATCTAACTCAAAACGAACAATGA